Proteins encoded in a region of the Zea mays cultivar B73 chromosome 4, Zm-B73-REFERENCE-NAM-5.0, whole genome shotgun sequence genome:
- the LOC103653956 gene encoding protein NRT1/ PTR FAMILY 8.3 yields MDAAGDAMERGDRAPLLPVSQGPKVRDDDSLQVPLLKDKKRAGSKAPAVVLGFECLESTAFNGISTNLVVYLETVLHGSNLASASDVTTWFGTSFLTPVFGAIIADTFLGNYNTILVSLAVYLLGMMFVTFSAFLPTAAALGGATSVFGAKTVAFLGLYLVAIGRGGVQSSLAPFGADQFDDANPADRDSKASFFSWFYLCVDFGMIVSGLVIVWVQDNVSWGLGFGISTACLALAFAAFVLATPMYKRRMPTGTPLKSLSQVVVAACRKIALKAPADAGMLFEVSDKVDAAQPKIAHTDEFSFLDKAAIVSESDMEEMSSEEACSSSWKLCTVTQVEELKILMRLLPIWVTSVIVSSAYAQMTTTFIQQGSAMDMSILSVPVAAASMGSFEVVFLLTWVLLYSKVIVPVLRGFSSGGDGEPSQLQRMGAGRLLMALSMAASALAEMKRLDSAARGEEITIAWQLPQYFFMAGAEVFCYIAQLEFFYAEAPDTMKSTCTSLSLLTIALGSYMSSFIYAIVAAFTATPDSPGWISDNLNQGHLDYFFWTMAAMCTLNFVVYSGFAKNYKLKTVLS; encoded by the exons ATGGACGCTGCCGGGGACGCCATGGAGAGAGGCGACCGCGCGCCGCTCCTGCCAGTG AGTCAAGGCCCAAAGGTTCGGGACGACGACAGCCTCCAAGTGCCACTGTTGAAGGATAAGAAACGTGCCGGCAGCAAGGCGCCGGCGGTTGTTCTTG GGTTCGAGTGTCTGGAGAGCACGGCGTTCAACGGCATCTCCACGAACCTGGTGGTGTACCTGGAGACCGTCCTCCACGGCAGCAACCTGGCCAGCGCCTCCGACGTCACCACGTGGTTCGGCACCAGCTTCCTCACGCCGGTCTTCGGCGCCATCATCGCCGACACCTTCTTGGGCAACTACAACACCATCCTCGTCTCTCTCGCCGTCTACCTCCTT GGGATGATGTTCGTCACCTTCTCGGCGTTCCTGCCCACAGCCGCGGCGCTCGGCGGCGCCACCTCGGTGTTCGGCGCCAAGACCGTCGCCTTCCTCGGGCTGTACCTCGTGGCGATCGGGCGCGGCGGGGTGCAGTCGTCGCTGGCGCCGTTCGGCGCGGACCAGTTCGACGACGCCAACCCGGCGGACCGGGACAGCAAGGCGTCTTTCTTCAGCTGGTTCTACCTCTGCGTCGACTTCGGCATGATCGTCTCCGGCCTCGTCATCGTGTGGGTCCAGGACAACGTCAGCTGGGGCCTCGGCTTCGGCATCTCCACCGCCTGCCTCGCGCTCGCCTTCGCCGCCTTCGTGCTCGCCACGCCCATGTACaagcgccgcatgcccaccggcaCGCCGCTCAAGAGCCTCAGCCAGGTCGTCGTCGCCGCATGCAGGAAGATCGCCCTGAAGGCGCCCGCCGACGCCGGCATGCTCTTCGAGGTCAGCGACAAGGTGGACGCCGCCCAGCCTAAGATCGCGCATACCGACGAGTTCTCGTTCCTTGACAAGGCAGCTATCGTCTCCGAATCGGACATGGAGGAGATGTCGTCGGAGGAGGCCTGTTCGTCGTCGTGGAAGCTCTGCACCGTCACCCAGGTGGAGGAGCTCAAGATCCTGATGCGCCTGCTGCCCATATGGGTGACTAGCGTCATCGTGTCCTCGGCGTACGCGCAGATGACCACCACCTTCATCCAGCAGGGTAGCGCCATGGACATGTCCATCCTGTCCGTGCCGGTGGCTGCGGCGTCGATGGGCTCGTTCGAGGTGGTCTTCCTCCTCACGTGGGTGCTGCTCTACAGCAAGGTGATCGTGCCGGTGCTGAGGGGCTTCTCCTCCGGCGGCGACGGCGAGCCGTCCCAGCTGCAGCGTATGGGCGCCGGCCGGCTACTCATGGCGCTCTCGATGGCGGCCTCGGCGCTCGCCGAGATGAAGCGCCTCGACAGCGCCGCGCGAGGCGAGGAGATCACCATCGCGTGGCAGCTCCCGCAGTACTTCTTCATGGCCGGCGCGGAGGTGTTCTGCTACATCGCGCAGCTGGAGTTCTTCTACGCCGAGGCGCCGGACACCATGAAGAGCACGTGCACGTCGCTCTCGCTGCTCACCATCGCACTCGGCAGCTACATGAGCTCGTTCATCTACGCCATTGTAGCGGCGTTCACGGCGACGCCCGACAGTCCCGGCTGGATCTCCGACAACCTTAACCAGGGGCACCTCGATTATTTCTTCTGGACCATGGCTGCCATGTGCACGCTCAACTTCGTTGTGTACAGCGGGTTCGCCAAGAACTACAAGCTCAAGACGGTGCTATCATGA